Proteins from a genomic interval of Desulfovibrio sp.:
- a CDS encoding metal-dependent hydrolase, with the protein MDPITHAASGAVAMFAMPNRPASRLAVPLAALAALSPDVDVVFAQTPLLFLLLHRGITHSLAAAPLLGLVFALAGYALWRPSTARHWSFAGAWLFMTAMILLHIWLDCITTYGTMILLPFSDLRVRLNGVFIIDLLLTLPLLWAIWRWRARRGLMLLAATWIFIYPAISIGLNAWHTAQTRERLTAQGRAPQNLVVLPDAFSPFFWRALYTEPASGGLMVHTQGMNVLGTPFGPETATPSLPDSLARDLALQSTAAKAFLQFTLLPVVAPLPASMLPADISQATQPADAPSPSFILVHDQRFGTNIALVRSIMDMRPSADIPFKYMAELAPAPAPAEQETPSAESAPESGKSAAPAISATQAFSQRLLRERLRFSDSRRDSLWQAPRPPTQPSLLQWLTGLR; encoded by the coding sequence AACCGCCCCGCAAGCCGTCTGGCCGTTCCCTTGGCCGCTCTGGCCGCACTTTCACCCGACGTGGACGTGGTTTTTGCTCAAACGCCTCTGCTGTTTTTGCTGCTGCACAGGGGCATCACGCATTCACTGGCGGCGGCCCCCCTGCTTGGCCTTGTGTTTGCGCTGGCCGGTTACGCATTGTGGCGTCCGTCTACCGCGCGGCACTGGAGCTTTGCCGGGGCATGGCTGTTTATGACTGCCATGATCCTGCTGCACATCTGGCTTGATTGCATTACCACCTACGGAACCATGATTCTTCTGCCTTTTTCAGACCTGCGCGTGCGGCTGAACGGGGTTTTTATTATTGACCTGCTGCTGACCTTGCCCCTGCTGTGGGCCATCTGGCGATGGCGTGCGCGACGGGGCCTCATGCTGCTGGCAGCGACGTGGATTTTTATCTATCCCGCCATTTCCATCGGCCTCAATGCCTGGCACACGGCACAGACACGCGAGCGCCTCACGGCGCAAGGCCGCGCGCCCCAAAATCTTGTGGTGCTGCCAGATGCCTTTTCGCCTTTTTTCTGGCGCGCCCTATATACGGAACCAGCCTCCGGCGGCCTGATGGTCCACACCCAGGGCATGAACGTACTGGGCACACCCTTTGGCCCGGAAACAGCCACCCCATCCCTGCCCGACAGCCTGGCCCGCGACCTTGCACTGCAATCTACAGCGGCAAAGGCCTTTTTGCAGTTTACCCTGCTACCCGTGGTGGCCCCCCTGCCAGCCAGCATGCTGCCCGCAGACATTTCGCAGGCAACGCAGCCAGCAGACGCCCCGTCTCCCAGCTTTATACTGGTGCACGACCAGCGTTTTGGTACCAACATTGCTTTGGTGCGCAGTATCATGGACATGCGCCCCAGTGCAGATATTCCCTTTAAATACATGGCAGAGCTGGCCCCAGCACCCGCTCCGGCCGAGCAGGAAACACCTTCTGCCGAATCCGCGCCCGAAAGCGGCAAATCAGCTGCGCCAGCCATATCTGCTACGCAGGCCTTTTCTCAGCGCCTGCTGCGTGAGCGCCTGCGATTTTCTGACAGCCGCCGCGATTCCCTCTGGCAGGCACCCCGCCCGCCCACACAGCCGAGCCTGCTGCAATGGCTGACAGGCCTGCGCTAA